ACGCGGCACGACAAAGGGGAACTCGATAAACCCGCCCTCGTCAAGCAGATGCTTGGTGTCTTCCTCGATGTAGACGCTGGCCCAGGGCATCCGCGTCCGCGATGCGCCTGGCACCTCCCAGCGCGGGTGCACCGAATGCAGGATCGTCACCTTCTCGCCGGGATACTTTTCCAGCCGCTGCCGCACCGTGGCGATGCGCGATCGCCCCACGTCTCGACCACCTGGCGGACGGTCATCGGGTAGCGCCGCATGCGGGTATCAACTATGCCGTACGCGTTTTCGCCGATGACGATTTCCGACGCCGGCTCGTATTTGCAGATTAGATGTTTGCCGGGGACATCGCTGATGAACATGCATCCATGGCCGAGCCCGGCAGTGGAGCGCAACACCGATTGCCGCGCCGTCGTCCAACCCGAGCGCGGATGATCAATCGCGGCGTTGAGGTTATGCGTCGCGTACGCCGCCCACTCAGCAGCATAGCCGCCCATCTCCATAGCGCGATCGTCACGCGGCACGACTTCGAACGGGTCGCGCCGAAACAGCATCTCATCGAGGCCGGCGACGAGGTTGTCCAGCACCTCACGGCCGGTGTCGTCAACAGTCGGCGACGTCGGCGGACCGTCTGGATTGACGCCCCAATTTTCCGCCTCCTGCGGAAAGAAGTAGCGCACGAGCTTGCGCCACTTGTCCTCGCGCGCCGATCGCTCGGATAGCAGTTCTGACCACCGCTGAATGATGCTGTTGGCGGTGTCTGTCATTGGCCGAGCAGCACCTTTGGGGCGGTCGGAGCCGGGTTGACGAGCCCGAAGCCACCGGTGACCAGCGTGCTCGAGCGCCCGGCCGCCAGGCGGTTGCGCTTCTCCTCGAGGCGCCGCGCCTCGTTCGCCGCATCGTCGTCAACAACCGGGACGGGGGGCGGTGCTTTCGGTGCCTTCGGTGTCCCGCCCATCATCAATGCTCCATCATGTTCCACGGCCGGCGCGAGCCCGGCCACTCGTCAACAGCCGCCGTGATCGGCCGGTGCATGGCGCCAATTCGGAACGAGTCGCAATTGTGGACGATCGCCCCGTTCGCCAGCGCGAACTGCCCAACATCAGGAACCGTCAGGCACCACACATCCGATGTTTCGGAGAGCGTCCTTACGCGCTCGATACGCAACGCCCTTGCATGCTTCGCTACAGTATTTTTGGCTGTGCCCGCTTTTCCGTACGAGCGCGTTAAAGACTTGCCCGCAACCTCCGCACGGCTTCGGCTCTCGCTTCCACTTTGTCCAGTTCTTGGCTCTTTCCGCATGACGGCGATGCCATAACCTTCCTGTTTCAGACCGATGCCACTCAGCCGCGCGGTCCAGCGCAACTTGCCCAAATCCCGCCCGGAATCTGACCTTGCCAAGATTTTCTGAGGCAGGCATGCACTCAAGGTTTGAAATGCTATTGTTTGCTGGCTCGTGGTCGCGATGATGGATGTGACACCCGCTCGGAATATCTCCGAAAGCAGCCGACCATACTTCTCGGTGAAGCTTCTTGCCGCCCCTAGAATAGTACCTTTCAGACGGCCAAAGCCGATAAAGGCCACCGTCAAAATACTGTGTGAGCGCATCGAGCACGACAGGATCACTGAACCCGGATAAAGGGACTCTGCGGATTTCCACCCGTTCTCCGTCAGAAACAAATGATCCGGCGTACATCTCACCGTATACCCTCCTGCGAACTCCACTTCCACAAGTCGGGCATTGGCCCTCGTTACTCTCGGATTCGAGTACCGCTTCCAGCCACATGTCGTTTGGACCTCTCCATTAAACGGTAGGTCCATTATACGACACGTTCCGTAACGCGTCAGTACTTTAGTTTCGCCAACAAAACAGCCATGTGAAGACCAATCGTGGTGCGGAACGTCCTGATATGTCTGCCGCTTCTCGTCGTACTCACGGTGGTACTGGCGCAGCGCTGCAATGCCGCGCTTGCACCGCTCGGCATCAAACCAGCACCGCGGCAGCATCCGACGCACCTGGTCGATACCGTCGGCGCGGTATCCCTTCTCCGAGAGCGGGATCGTAGATTGGATTGTAGGCTGCACGCCCAGGCCAACGAGCGTGGCGGCGCGCGTTTCGCCGACGCTGATGTCCCGGCTGCGGGTGTCGTGCGGCATCACGTGCTCGCCGTAGAGATACCCGCACTCGGCGGCGCGTTCCTTGAGCATCTTGGCGTAAAACGGCAGGCCCTCGCCGCTCGCCTCGAAATAATCGATGAGATGCACGGCAGCGCCGACCCGCTGCACGAACCACACTGCGGTCGCATCGCTGATACCCAAATCCCACCACGTCTCGACCAGCTTCGCGGGATCGTGTGGGACTTTGGTGATGCGGCCCTCGTCTTGAGCACGCGTCATCAACCGGCCGTAGTATGCGCCCGGCATCGCGGCAGTGAAGTCGCACAGGTACTCTTGCCGAAACCGCGCGTCGCCTTCCTCGTCGCCGAACAGGTCGATGAGCTCGCGGCGCTCACGCTCGAGCGTGACGTCTGAAAACACGCCCGTCTTGGTGGCAGGCGTAATCTCCGCGTGCCACTCTGGATCGTTGCGCGCCGCCTCGAACATCGATGCCGCATGATTGAGGCCGCGCGGGGTGGTGATGAAAAGAGCCCACCCGTCGTTTTCCGCGAGGATCGGGCGCAGGAAAGCCCACGCCTGCGGGTCCGCGAGCGCCCACTCAGAAGCAACTATGCCAACGGGCGACGTGCCGACCAACGAATTGTAATTGTCGCTACCCACAAGTTGCCACGTCGAGCCGTTGACGAACTCGATGAACATGTCGTTGTCTCTTGTGCGCGCTCTAATTTCCATAGGAAACGCCTGATCGATGCGCTTGCGCTGCTTGTTATTTAACGAAGTCCAAATAGCTTTACGGGCTTGATCTTTTTGAGGAAGCATATGCCAGTAATTACCCGGTCTCGTCATCGCAGATACAGCGGTCCAATTTAGCGCCACATCATCTTTGCCTGCGCGTCTGTGCCAAATTGCGATCGCCCGTTTGCCACCGCTCTCCATGTACTTCCACAGAGGCATTTGGTACGGGCGCGGCTGCCAGCCACTAGGGATGACAACTTGCGGCACGTGGCCTCCTGTTGTTTACCTGTTGGCTCTGAGTTGCCCACCGGCAATTGTCTGGCTCGTAATTGCCGTCGTTGTCGATACGATCCAGCGTCAACCCAACGGGCCGCTCGCCCATATCCTCGTAGAAATTCTCGAACGAAAGCCACCGGTCACAGACGGCTATGCCGCGCCCGCCGTAATATTTGAAGTTGTGCCGCTTTGGATTCCTGCACCTAGCGAGCATCGCCACCCATGATTTGTGGGTGTGGCTCCCGAACATTCCATGCGTGGTGCGTGGACCGACAACGATCGCCTCGTTCACGGCCGTGATCCGCGCAATGCTAACATCAAGCGAAAGACACCCGCACGAAGACGTTTTGCCTGCCCGAAGGTACGAGCCATTGAACACGCCGGAGTTTCCACAGTCACAAACGGCCGCCCAGCGGTATGCCCGGCTCGTTCCGCCGCCGCCCTCACCGCGGGCCGTAACGACAAGGCGCCCAAACCTGCGGCCAATCATCTCAATTGACTTCGGCATCATCCGCCTGTTTGAAGAATTGCCTAATTTCAATTTGCAGCGGCCCGCCGTCTTCGCCAGTCACCGCCACTTGCTGCGGCGGCTTGCCATCGAGGCGATTAGCGACTTCCTGAATAGCAACGATGTTGCCCTCTTCAGCCAGCGAAACGAGCCTGTTGGCGATAACCGTAATCCGCTTCTCGCCGTCGCCACCGCGCTGGCAAACGAGAACGCGAACAGCATCAGAAAACATCTTTTCAACCGATCCGATTGGCCTTCCCGACCTACCCGGTTTACCAGCCATTTGAAAAACCTCATGCTCTTGAGATTTTAAGCCTATGCCGCTTGCGGATAATCGAGATAAATCTCCAGCACATGCGCAATTTCAGTCATCGTCAGCCCGACAATCCACAAGGCAGATACACCGGCATCATGATAACTGATGGATTGCGCGTCTGTCACGGGGTTTGGTCTACCGGCTGCGCTGCATGGCCCCAGATGCCGCCGCTTGGTCCACCATCGGCGGCCGGCTTTTAGTGTCTCGCAATCACCCTTCCTTGTTGTCCGCCGAGCACGGGAGTTCTTCTTCCGCCTCGTCCTCCCTTTGCCGCAGTTCGGCATTCTGCCGCTCGATCGCCTTGATGACATCAACCGTCTGCTGAAAGCGCTTTGCGAGATAGTCAAGCGTCCTAGCCTGGGCCCGGATGTCGAGGGCGGCGAAGGCGGTTATGATGGTGAGTTCGGGATCGTTGGTCATGATGTGGTGCTCCTTTCTGTTGCGCCGTTTGAACGAGCCTCCCTAGGGATGGACCCACCCCTCAAAAGAGGGGCCGTCCCCAATGAGAGCCCCAATAAAGGGGGCTCATTGGGGCGTGCCCCATTGATGGGTTTATCCCTAGGCAAATTTCATTGGGGCAAACCCCAATCAGCCCCAATGAAAGCGGAATGAAAAAATCCATTGGGGCGCCTCACGTTGGCCTTTTCGAGCCGTCTACGAACAGCCCCTTGCGTGTTTCCCGCTTGCTGGGAGATTTGTGATCTGCAACCACGAGCAAGCCTGATTTTACCCACGCTTGGATGATCTCGCGGCATTGTCCCTCTGTCTTGTCGGGGGCTTGTTCTTGGATCAGGCGCCAGGCTGCGCGATCGGTCGCGGCGTTGGCGTTTGAGTAGCGATCTCCGTCCGGCATGCCAGCGTCGATATTGTCGAGGACGAGGTTGAGCGTTTCCTTATTCAGACCGTCCCATGTTTCCGGCGGCGTCCACGGCTCGACTGCCTGCACGTTATCTCCTGCTGGGTAGTCTGGCGTCTGGTTCCCCGATTGGAATTGATGCGAGGCGATACCATCGGGCTTTTGATGCACGTGGCGCGAGGTTAGCTTTTGCGTCGTCGATGCGGATCAATCGGACACGATCGTCATCGAGCACGCCCATCTTCGATGCTTCGTCAGTCGTCATGCCGGTAACGGTGAGAGACACGCGAGCCGCTGCGACGATGGCGCCCGCACCTCGCGCCAGGTCCGCATCCCCGGGCGTCGCCTGTCCCTTGCGGTTGTGATGCAGGACGAGGCATGCGCAGTTGCACTTGTCGGCGATACGGACGAGCGCGCGCATCACCACGTCTATGCCGTCGTTGCTGTTCTCAGGAGCGCCAGAGAGCTTCACAAAGGGGTCGAGGATCACGACGTCGCTTCGGTGCCGACGGATTGTCTCGGCTATCCTGTCGGCGCCGCCGGTCTCTACGACATCGCCTGTTTCGGACATCTTGGTCAGGCTGACGGTTGAGCCGGTGAGGCAGACGACAGCGAGCCACCCGGCGCCGATAAGATCGATGCCGTGATGCATGCGCGCGGCCTTCAGGCGACGCCGCATCTCCTCCATGTTGTCTTCTGCTGTGACGATCAGCACGCGCGATCGGTGATGCACCCTATCGCCTACCAGCGGCCTCCCGGTAGCTAGGGAAAGCGCCCATGCGATCGCGACGGATGATTTGCCGACGCCACCGGCCGACGCCATCACCGTGACGTATTGACGGCATAGCATGGTCCCGAGCAGCCAGCCGCGCGGCGGGATTGCGCCGAGGTTGAGGTCTTCGGCGTCCTCGTAGATGTACGATCCGCGCGTGTAGCCATAATCGACATCGATGTTCGAGATGCCGATGCCGGCGAGCGATATTGCTTCGCTGACGTCGTGCCCGTTGTAGGCGTGCGTTGATAGCTCGTCGGCGATCCCGATGAGTTGCCGCCGGCACGCGTCCGCCTTTATCCCGCGGGCATACGATTCGGCAACGGACGGCGTAACGCTGGAATCGGCAAGATGCAGCAGGTATTTCGGGGTGATCTGCGTTGAGTCGTCGGAGTTCGTGAAGAACGATCGCAGCGTCACCGGATCGGCGGCGTGACCGGCCTCGATGAGCTCGACGCAATGCGCGTAGATTTTCTGGTGCTCGACGAGGATGAAATGCTCTGTCTGCAGAACGGGGCTTACCTTGTCGTACGCCTTTCTGCCGAAGACGAAGATTGATCCGAGCACCGCAACTTCCGCATCGATGTTGTGCGGGAGCCGGCGGTTGTAAACTCCGCGGTTGGCGGCAAGCATCTCCATCACTTCGCCTCCGCACGTCGGCGCGCTCGCGACGCTCACGAACTTTGCCGCCACCGCCTCGCGCGCCTCGCGGGTCTATACGCACGCATGGCGTGATCGTCATGTTGCCGTCGTCGTCGACGAACACATGCCCAATCATCCGAGGCGTCATACGAGCCCCCCAGCACATCGGGCGCAG
The Acidobacteriota bacterium genome window above contains:
- a CDS encoding AAA family ATPase, with the protein product MEMLAANRGVYNRRLPHNIDAEVAVLGSIFVFGRKAYDKVSPVLQTEHFILVEHQKIYAHCVELIEAGHAADPVTLRSFFTNSDDSTQITPKYLLHLADSSVTPSVAESYARGIKADACRRQLIGIADELSTHAYNGHDVSEAISLAGIGISNIDVDYGYTRGSYIYEDAEDLNLGAIPPRGWLLGTMLCRQYVTVMASAGGVGKSSVAIAWALSLATGRPLVGDRVHHRSRVLIVTAEDNMEEMRRRLKAARMHHGIDLIGAGWLAVVCLTGSTVSLTKMSETGDVVETGGADRIAETIRRHRSDVVILDPFVKLSGAPENSNDGIDVVMRALVRIADKCNCACLVLHHNRKGQATPGDADLARGAGAIVAAARVSLTVTGMTTDEASKMGVLDDDRVRLIRIDDAKANLAPRASKARWYRLASIPIGEPDARLPSRR